Proteins encoded by one window of Cupriavidus sp. EM10:
- a CDS encoding LysR family transcriptional regulator has product MDRLQSMRVFAKVVELGSFARAAQQLEMSNAVVTRYVADLESHLGTRLLNRTTRSLSLTDAGETYLQRCAQILEDVEEAESIVTARSQSLSGTLRLVAPVMFGLHLLPKTLERFHQLYPDVVFDVQLSDRMIDIVEEGRDVGVMLSDLGLGSHLVARPLISAEIILCASPGYLRAHPPLRTAHDLSNHRAIAMRLPTAEHEWTLSGPEGEVTVPIRPGLLCSNAELAHQAALADMGIAMLSSYLARPNIEAGRLMHILPQYQLPRRDVSVVYPSRKFLPTKVRAFIDFLLDEGKQRAGENLVKMASQ; this is encoded by the coding sequence ATGGATCGGCTGCAATCGATGCGCGTTTTCGCCAAGGTGGTCGAACTTGGCAGCTTCGCCCGTGCGGCGCAGCAACTGGAAATGTCCAACGCCGTGGTCACGCGGTATGTGGCCGATCTGGAAAGCCATCTCGGCACGCGGCTGCTGAACCGCACCACGCGCAGCCTGTCGCTGACCGACGCGGGCGAAACCTACCTGCAGCGCTGCGCGCAGATCCTTGAAGACGTGGAAGAGGCGGAGTCGATCGTCACCGCCCGCAGCCAGTCGCTGTCCGGCACGCTGCGGCTCGTGGCGCCGGTCATGTTTGGCCTGCACCTGCTGCCCAAGACCCTGGAGCGCTTTCACCAACTCTACCCGGACGTGGTATTCGACGTGCAGTTGTCCGACCGCATGATCGATATCGTCGAGGAAGGGCGCGACGTCGGCGTGATGCTGTCCGACCTGGGGCTGGGCTCGCACCTGGTGGCCCGGCCGCTGATTTCCGCCGAAATCATCCTGTGCGCCTCGCCGGGCTATCTGCGCGCGCATCCGCCGCTGCGCACCGCCCATGACCTGTCCAACCATCGCGCCATCGCCATGCGACTGCCCACGGCCGAGCACGAATGGACGCTGTCCGGCCCCGAGGGCGAGGTGACCGTGCCGATTCGCCCGGGCCTGCTCTGCAGCAATGCCGAGCTGGCGCACCAGGCGGCGCTGGCCGACATGGGCATCGCCATGCTGTCGTCGTACCTGGCCCGGCCCAATATCGAGGCCGGCCGCCTGATGCACATCCTGCCGCAGTACCAGCTGCCGCGCCGCGACGTCAGCGTGGTCTACCCCAGCCGCAAGTTCCTGCCTACCAAGGTGCGCGCCTTTATCGACTTCCTGCTCGACGAAGGCAAGCAGCGCGCCGGCGAAAACCTGGTCAAGATGGCCAGCCAATAA